A region from the Acanthopagrus latus isolate v.2019 chromosome 8, fAcaLat1.1, whole genome shotgun sequence genome encodes:
- the grm3 gene encoding metabotropic glutamate receptor 3, translating to MVARVPALILVMMCRGVLLSVGDPPQSRREIRIEGDLVLGGLFPVHEKGAGMEECGRVNEDRGIQRLEAMLFAIDRINSDNNILPGVSLGVHILDTCSRDTYALEQALEFVRASLTKVDDTEFICPDGSYALQDDSPLAIAGVIGGSFSSVSIQVANLLRLFQIPQISYASTSAKLSDKTRYDYFARTVPPDFYQAKAMAEILRFFNWTYVSTVASEGDYGETGIEAFEQEARMRNICIATSEKVGRSNAKKSYEAVIRQLLQKPNARVAVLFLRSDDARELLAAAARLNTSFIWVASDGWGAQESIVKGNEVTAEGAITLELAANPVPEFNRYFLSLNPGKNLRNPWYREFWEQRFQCSLGGGGGVGLGETPLPPCDQDLLMDKSNFEPESKIMFVVNAVYAMAAALHNMQRSLCFNTTKLCDSMKALDGRRLYRDYILNVSFTAPFAPPGSETVVKFDSQGDGMGRYNIFSYQRSADRYIYVPVGEWAETLSLSNELIHWPRDAVPTSQCSDPCERNEMKKMQAGEYCCWICTACEPHEYLADEFTCSPCAPGQWPTDDLTSCYDLPEDYIMWEDAWAIGPITIACVGFMCTGLVFWVFIRHNHTPLVKASGRELCYILLSGVFMSYAMTFLFLAKPSPAICALRRLGLGTSFAVCYSALLTKTNRIARIFSGVKDGAGAARPRFISPSSQVFICLSLISVQLVMVSVWLLLEVPGTRRFTLPERRQTVILKCNVRDSSMLLSLGYDVLLVILCTVYAFKTRKCPENFNEAKFIGFTMYTTCIIWLAFLPIFYVTSSDYRVQTTTMCISVSLSGFVVLGCMFAPKVHIIMFQPQKNVISHRLNLNRFSVSGAATTYASHASVSAHPVPTVCNGREIVDSTTSSL from the exons ATGGTGGCCCGCGTTCCCGCTCTCATCTTGGTCATGATGTGTCGCGGCGTCCTGCTCTCTGTCGGAGACCCGCCTCAGTCCCGCAGGGAGATCCGCATCGAGGGAGATCTGGTGCTCGGCGGCCTGTTCCCAGTGCACGAGAAAGGTGCTGGGATGGAGGAGTGTGGGCGGGTGAATGAGGACAGAGGGATCCAGAGGCTGGAGGCCATGCTCTTTGCCATAGACAGAATCAATTCGGACAACAATATTCTGCCCGGGGTCTCCCTTGGGGTCCACATCCTGGACACCTGCTCAAGAGATACCTACGCACTGGAGCAG gcTCTGGAGTTTGTGAGAGCCTCCCTCACCAAGGTGGACGACACAGAGTTCATCTGCCCGGACGGATCTTACGCCCTGCAGGACGACAGCCCGCTCGCCATCGCCGGAGTCATAGGTGGATCCTTCAGCAGCGTCTCCATACAG GTTGCCAATCTTCTCAGGCTCTTTCAGATCCCTCAGATAAGCTACGCGTCCACCAGTGCCAAGCTCAGCGACAAGACCCGCTACGATTACTTCGCCCGCACAGTGCCCCCCGACTTCTACCAGGCCAAAGCCATGGCCGAGATTCTCCGCTTCTTCAACTGGACGTACGTGTCCACTGTGGCGTCGGAGGGCGACTACGGGGAAACCGGTATCGAGGCCTTCGAGCAGGAGGCGCGCATGAGGAACATCTGTATCGCTACATCAGAGAAG GTGGGGCGTTCGAATGCCAAGAAGTCCTATGAAGCTGTGATCCGTCAGCTCCTCCAGAAGCCAAATGCCCGTGTGGCCGTCCTCTTCCTGCGCAGCGACGATGCCAGAGAGCTGCTGGCAGCCGCTGCCAGGCTTAACACCTCCTTCATCTGGGTGGCCAGCGATGGCTGGGGTGCACAGGAAAGCATCGTCAAGGGAAATGAGGTCACTGCCGAAGGAGCCATCACACTTGAGCTGGCAGCAAATCCCGTGCCGGAATTCAACCGCTACTTCCTTAGCCTAAACCCAGGGAAAAACCTTCGTAATCCCTGGTACAGGGAATTCTGGGAGCAGCGGTTCCAGTGCTCTTTGGGTGGTGGGGGAGGTGTTGGATTGGGAGAGACGCCCCTCCCGCCCTGTGACCAGGACTTGTTAATGGACAAGAGTAACTTTGAGCCAGAGTCCAAGATCATGTTCGTGGTGAACGCGGTGTACGCCATGGCCGCTGCCCTCCACAATATGCAACGGAGCCTGTGCTTCAACACCACCAAGCTCTGCGACAGCATGAAAGCGCTGGATGGGCGCAGACTCTACAGGGATTACATCCTTAACGTCAGCTTCACAG ctCCCTTCGCTCCCCCTGGCAGCGAGACAGTCGTGAAGTTTGATTCCCAGGGGGACGGCATGGGCCGATACAACATCTTCAGCTACCAGCGCTCTGCCGATCGTTACATTTACGTGCCGGTGGGTGAATGGGCAGAGACTCTGAGTCTCAGCAACGAGCTGATTCACTGGCCCAGAGACGCTGTGCCCACCTCTCAGTGCAGCGACCCCTGTGAGCGCAACGAGATGAAGAAAATGCAGGCAG GTGAATACTGCTGCTGGATCTGTACAGCCTGCGAGCCTCATGAATACCTGGCTGATGAGTTCACATGCTCACCCTGCGCTCCTGGCCAGTGGCCCACTGATGACCTTACCTCCTGTTACGACCTTCCTGAGGACTACATAATGTGGGAAGATGCCTGGGCCATTGGTCCAATTACCATCGCCTGTGTAGG CTTCATGTGCACCGGTCTGGTGTTCTGGGTGTTTATCAGACACAACCACACACCACTGGTGAAAGCCTCGGGCAGGGAGCTCTGTTACATCCTCCTCTCGGGAGTCTTCATGTCCTACGCCATGACTTTCCTTTTCTTGGCCAAACCATCTCCTGCCATCTGTGCCCTACGGCGCCTCGGCCTGGGCACGTCATTCGCTGTCTGCTACTCTGCCCTGCTCACCAAAACCAACAGAATCGCCAGGATTTTCAGCGGCGTGAAAGATGGAGCGGGTGCAGCAAGGCCACGCTTCATTAGCCCGTCCTCTCAG GTGTTCATCTGTCTGAGTTTAATTTCCGTCCAGTTAGTGATGGTGTCAGTTTGGCTGCTGCTGGAAGTTCCCGGGACACGGCGCTTCACGTTGCCAGAACGACGACAGACTGTCATCCTCAAGTGTAACGTTCGCGACTCCAGCATGCTGCTGTCTCTGGGATATGATGTGCTCCTGGTCATCCTGTGTACTGT GTATGCCTTCAAGACCAGGAAGTGCCCCGAGAACTTCAACGAGGCCAAGTTTATTGGATTCACCATGTACACCACCTGCATAATCTGGCTGGCGTTTCTTCCCATTTTCTACGTCACATCTAGTGACTACAGG GTTCAGACCACTACCATGTGCATCTCAGTCAGCCTGAGCGGCTTCGTGGTTCTGGGCTGTATGTTTGCTCCCAAGGTCCACATCATCATGTTCCAGCCCCAGAAGAATGTGATCAGCCACAGGCTTAACCTCAATCGCTTCAGTGTCAGTGGGGCTGCCACCACATACGCATCGCACG CTTCTGTCAGTGCCCACCCAGTCCCAACCGTGTGCAACGGGAGAGAAATCGTCGACTCCACCACGTCCTCCCTGTGA